Part of the Gigantopelta aegis isolate Gae_Host chromosome 15, Gae_host_genome, whole genome shotgun sequence genome is shown below.
CGTGCAAAGCATGGCATCGTGTAGAgaaatgaaattgaaattttaaaataatcagaggcggatctggaGGAGGGTGGGGTGGCAGGGGCCCGGTCCCCCCTACATTTTGTgagttataattttgttatatattaattttcatttttttacgatcccctccaaacctcccccaaagttccattggcattccgcctcatgtcttTGGGGCCCCcgtaaatggattttctggatccgacactgataataataatgtagaGCATACTGATCATATTCACAAGATTTCTGAAACAATGCCTACCCCTTCCCAAACTCagattctaaaaataaaataaaaatgacggtacatttaatatatttttcatttgtttaagaATTTTGTTCATTACTAAGATTAAAATGTATCTTGGGTATCAATATAGTTAAAATTAGTCCGACTGAAATCAAATCTTACTGGTCACTTCATCAAGGTTTATGTTGGTAGATCTGATACAAGCCAATGCCACGTCGTGTTCAGAAGACATTAATACATCGTCTTGAGTGTGTTACTATTGTAGCATCTTTCCTCTGATAAACGGAAATATCTTGCAATAGCTGCAAACttgggacagtctctttaatggCTGCCGTCTGATCTTTTGACTAATAACCCGGAAGCGGTATGAACAGCAAGATCAGTGACGTGTTCTGAAAGacgagcgctcgcgaacaatttgactgcTTAAATTAATCAAATCCTATCCTATAGCATTCACTTAAAGCAGACCCGTCAACCCttccggattccgcgggagtctccccgGTAGTCTGCGCAGGAGAAAATATCTCCcggtatattttaaagttaggCGCAAGaaccagtctagcgagcgaCTGTGAAAGCTCTACCTCCTGAACAAGCCTCAGATTTCAGTCAGATGAATCTACAGCACGCGcgtaggaagatgccaaaagtgtggggggggggggggacgggggggggggggggggcacacttttacactgttataatgcaaatataaagcaaaatatctgaaaagtgccccccgtttcctacgccagtgtacagaactaaaatataataattatctgTACATGATTAAAATTCAATGTAatctttttaaagataattttgtATACTGTcctttaatacatcaatgtaatGATTTTCTATGATTTTCTGGGATACTGTCCAGAAGACCTCTTTCTTCAAGAACTTTCCTGCTGAATAACTTGGCGTGATATCTCTGCCCAGTGTCGCACAGGCACGTGGCAATCACGTGACCTGGCCCCATAATCCGGGCGACCTTTTCAGCTGCTGCTACGTTCAGGCCCGTGGAAGCCCCAACAAAGAGACCTTCCTCGTGGAGCAATCGAAAGGTCATGGCCACAGCCTCGGTGTCGCGAATGGCGAGAGCGTCATCGACTGGAGCGCCTTCCAGATTCTTCGTGACCCGACCTTGACCTATGCCCTCTGCAATAGACGACCCCTCCGTCCTTTCCAACTTCCCGTTCTTGAACCAGTGGTACAGGACGCTtccctctggatccgccaaaAACACCTGCACCTTTGGGTTCTTCTCTTTCAAGTAGGTCCCGACCCCAGCAAGGGTTCCGCCGGTCCCCGTTCCGAAGACGACTGCGTTGACCTTGCCCTTCGTCTCCTCCCAGATTTCTGGCCCGGTAGTCTCGATATGCGCCTGTCTGTTGGCGGTGTTGTCGAACTGATTGGTCCAGACCGCGTTATCGAGACTCTCGGCGAAACGCCTCGCCTGGTGGTTGTAGTTGGCCTCGTCCGTCCAGGCCACCACTGGAACTGTCCTCACCTCGGCTCCGAGGGTTTTTAGCACGTCGATTTTCTCCTGGTtagaaatagaagaaaaaaataatttaacataattaGGGCTAggtctctccctctttctctctctgaccctatttctctctctctgaccctatcccccccccccctctctctctcgatcgagagagagagagagagagagagagagagagagagagagagagagagagagagagagacgcaaaTAACACTTGACAGTGATATCACACTAAACCACCTGTTTACTACTGAACCATCTTTGTTTAGTGTTTACCCACTGTCAATGAAAGCCCAAACAAAGTTTATTACAATCACTTATTGGATATGTAGGTTATCGCTTGACCCACTTTCGCGGCTGAAGAGTTTCGAGTGAATGCATGCAGGGTGTTGCTTCGAACCAACCGACTTCTTAGCCGAATGAGAGATGCGCGAAGttcgagcacattgattaatcatcggctactggatgtcaaacatttcgtaatttgtgacatacagtcttagagaggaaacccgctacattttttttcattagtagcaagggatcatctttatatttttttaggaaataaatgaaatttaacctaatacaaatattagaacgatcagaaacacgtttaatatacagccactaatattttatgcagaaaaatatatttgatatgtaattacaatcgttaataagtctctattagtcgataacatcttaaaaattgcagcaaactcagaaatgtccctttaatacagaaCTAGCCCGAGTATTCTGAGTGTAAGAGGGctaaacggacatttggacgcTTATTTAAGGGCTATATAAGAAAgatagaaacaaatattttatttaacgacgcactcaacacattttatttacggttatatggtgtcagacatatggttaagggccatagagatattgagagaaaacccgctgtcgccacttcatgggctactcttcgattagcagcaagggatcttttatatgcaccatctcacagacagggtagtacataccacggcctttggtataccgaccgcgcatggaGCGAGCGCTGTGGCACTGggttacgccccccccccccccccccccccccggctaaatacgcgtccaaatgtccgtgtaGCCCTCTTACAGTCAGGGTACTCGGGTTAATACAgaacatgtttaatattaaagatataattatattacacctCCACCCCTGCCCGCGGTTTGTTACCTCACCTGCGATTGGTTGTTTGGCATGTAGATCACGCACCTGTAACCCAGGGCCAGACACATGTGCGCGAGTCCTATCCCAGTGTTCCCCGCCGTTCCCTCCACCACCGTCCCGCCAGGGCGGATCAAGCCCCGCCTCTGGGCATCTCGGATGAGGAACAACGCCGCCCGGTCCTTAACCGATCCGCCGCCGTTACAAAACTCCGCTTTGGCCAGAATTTCACAGCCTGTTTCCTCGCTAAGTTTCTGGATCTTCACGAGGGGTGTCCGGCCCACCATTCCAACCAGCCCCTGTCGAATAGGGTCGTGGGACAGTCCCCGTTTTGACACGAGCGGGACTGGTGCTCGAAGCACCCGCAATGCCCGGCATAAAGACATTTTGGACTGTGACCCATATAAAAATACGGAGACAGCTAGTGGTGTTCAAGGTAGCGAGCCCGATCTGGCAAATAGAGATGACGCAGCAGAAAAAGCCAAACACGACAGAGACTGGCTATTTACACCGCCAGCCGTGTGTATGTCTCGACTGGttatagatatatacacacacttagcgctctcggtggtgtagtggttaagtatAATCCATCAGATTTAAGGTTGGTGGGTCCTGGTTTTGCCTCCCGGTGCCGGACcccacccacagcgagtttaacgactcaatgggtaggtgtagggcAAGTGCACCTACTTCGCACTTAAAAACGACTATAACAActataaccactaacccactgtcctggacaaactgTAAAATAGTGGGGgtgggcactactttttataaacaaatgaaacactatacaaattaaaacctgagaaaaaaaagagaaaagaagtaCGGTActgatatggttaaggaccagacagatattgagagaggaaacccactgtcgccacttcgtgggctactcttttcgcttagcagcaagggatcttttatatgcaccatctcacagacagggtagtacataccacggtctttgatataccagtcgcggtgcactggctgtaacgagaaataatccaatgggcccaccgacgggaatcgatcccagaccgaccacacagcGAGTGcgcgttgtaccactgggctacgccccgccccggGAGGTACTGGATTCATATCCCACATTGAGGTGCTATAAAGCCACTACAGTAACAATTGAGGTGTgtccaggaaagcgtgcttgcaacttaattaaatataagcacaaacatcAAGCGAAAATGAATCGGTTGCCTTCGATATTGAGGTCACAGAGATGGAAACATTATTGGTCGCTACGCTATGTGTAACTGATGTTAATTAAATACTCGGAATAAAGGAGTGTCTGGACTCCCCAACCCCACACCCATGCTAAAATTCCAGCACACGCGACTGACTGTATTTTTCTGATTAATGCTACAAAATACAgaacaacatatataatatatattatatactcgTACATGTAAACATCTGTTGTTGACGtacaatgtaatattatatatgtttgtcATCCCCAAACTGTTAACACTATTACAATCGATAATCACTGGCGCAGGAAGCGGCTGGGGAGAGGGGCGGAGGAGGTGGTGCCCCCTATTTGTTGTAGCATcgatagtttatatatatttatacatgtatgtatgtatgtatgtatgtatatatatatatatatatatatatatatatatatatatatatatatatatatatatatgtgtgtgtgtgtgtgtgtgtgtgtgtgtgtgtgtgtgtgtgtgtgtgtgtgtgtgtcgtccccatatatatatatatatatagagagagagagatagagagagagagagagagagagagagagagagagagagagagagagagagagagagagagagaaatcaaCAAAATCACACAGAAAAATGCAACTACTTCGCAGACCgaaatagctgataattaaagACGCCGTCGTCAGCTAAATGTATCATCAAACTATTACcagatatttttataatttgttacgAAATGTTCTCTATTTAACCAGCTACATAGTCGCCATATTAAAGTTAAACAGGGTTTCTGCAAGagagtaaaacgggtatggcgccatacccaaatgtttatacatatttaatttttgtaagttAACTgtctgacaaaattaattactcttatcaatactgtataattttcttaaccctaaccctaaacttaacccatttacGTTCTTGGGGAGGCCCCCCGTACCCACTGTTGACTGTGGctgtattcaattccatagcgccaatctgcgccatacccaaaaatttctttctggcagaaacagtTAAAGTCTTTTGTTCTtagaatggaaggaaggaaggaaatgtttaatttaacgaggcactcaacatggttaaggatcacacagatattgagggaggaaacccgctgtcgccacttcgtgggccactcttttcgattagcagcaggggatcttttatatgcaccatcccatagacaggatagtacataccacggcctttgatgtaccagacgtggtgcattggctggagcgagaaattctTAGAATGCCGTGTCCATGGAAGAAAGATAAACtggaatataattataagaaaAACGGTCGAGAAGGCTGCTTTAAACTTCACATCAGAGCCACGATCTGTTACGTTGACTACTGTGTTGCTACGACAACACGACGAAACACAATTAACACTTTTCTGACATTTGAACACCGACTTTCAAGGAGCTAAGTCTTTTTCTCTGTTATCTCTAGCGCTTGGTTTCATTCgatttattttaatactgatttttatatgtatatatattagtcCATCagtcaaagttaaaaaaaaaaatatattgtaaatttttatatatatatataaatatataatcttcCAAAGTCATTTCAATTAATCTGAATAGTATTTAGGACATGTTGCGAGTTTTCCCATTTGGTCGCGAAGTGATTTCGGAGTAAAAGTATCGgagaatgaaaatatttttcaaattaatctaaataaaattatttggtaaagtatgaaaacaaatattatccATGTTTTCTTAAGGTATTGTGCGCCCTCAGTGTCAAAATATGGTTAAacttttaaagagactgtcgtGAGTTTTTCagccattataagatgtttgcGACAACAGAGCCTTtgtggcgactactatttcatactaaatacattttcttgtttggaataccagtgtctgtatatcgaatgtgtttgcggtcgtatactaatgtttgtagcactcagtttttactttaattcgtgatatatattgtttcgtatgtacgaaaatgTTGAGAAGTAAAATCCGATTTGGGCtgctacaagcattaggacaagaacaaacaccttgtaaatacagacattggtatttgaaataagaaaatgtatttaatttgtatgttacgtcatcaaaAAGGCGCTATTTGTCGGAAACAGTgattgtaaactcaggactgtccctttaattctgttCATGGACCAAatgacagtccctttaatttggtTCATGAACCAACTACATCAGCTGTGAATGTACGAGACATCTAGTCCATGGgccaggctccgtattcataaacgtacttaagtcaatgtatgatacttatttgtgtactttaggtatgtatttaggtatcatacattgacttaagtacgtttatgaatacggagccagaGCTGAAATTGGTATCATCTGGGCGGGCAAAGTttaatggtgggtttttttaataacccaATGCCTTTTGTTAATCAGTTCGTATGTAAAGGggttttatataaacattttcagtGCTAATTTGTGTGGCTATGTTCAGTGGTTGCAAAGTtatgatacattttgttatcCCTACCCTAAAATATTGTACAAGAATTTGTCCTCGCCTATCTACCAAAAAGCTACTCATTCAAATTTATTAACTACAGACATAGGGCTATTCAAAACACGCACCATGAGAATTTGTCCACCGAAGTGATAACAATTCGTTAAATTTCAGTGCCTTGCCTATGGACTAATCCTATCTaggtgatggtgcatataacatatcacttgctgctaatgaaaacacgTAGCTggtttgctctctaagactatgtcagaatttccaaatgtttgacatccaatagccgataactaattaatcaatgtgttctagtggtgtcgttaaacaaaacaaactttcacaaaaccagccagtgtcccacgactgttacaaataccgtggtatgtgttgttctgtctattggaaaatgtatttcaaaaatCCCGCTTAGacagaattgtcaaatgtttgaatCTAATAGCCGATTTCTATCCTGAGTTTTCAACCCTGCAAATAGTTccggttgccccccccccccaccccccaccccacccctccgcaatacatttggaatgacctttGACCGAATTATGTCAAATTTCATTAGCATattggaagaaataataaattcatactacgaaattatttaaacaaatatcaaTATTCAGATACTATAAAACATTACGATCACCAGGaacatatttgttatatagagaatactacatgagtggccgttagataatATTTATCTTACgacgagttgtttcaaaatctatctaacgagcgaaagcgaattggatacgtttttaaacatcgagttgtaagataaatggtatctaacggacatgaatgtattattctatttcttacatatcctaaaacctccaggttttaagcaaattttaatatctttttcgactaaaagttattcaCAGTAGCTAacgtacgcgtcacagacaaatgattgtcaggttaagtatcgatttcgatcgtgctgttttttcattggatgtatcaCATTGGTAACCttccccaagttcagccagtaaacgtttcgctaacgttcgcgaacgatttgattggttcccgaaggggtaattcggtttactgtgtagcgtaaaaatcagtctagcaAACATTAGCAACAAACGGGTGACTGAACGTACGCCAGGtcatcatcacctaggagcgaccagttgtatgtcttggaagtgttaacaaacgtacatgtgttaacacgtATATGCTATCAAAAATAGCAAATGATGTTCTCGCCAACGGGTGCGCAAGAAAgtgatttcttacacacccgttggagAGAACACCTTTTTGAAAATATGTGATGTGACTTTCAAATAATTATTACCTCAGACACAGTGGCGTAgctaggagggggggggggggaggggaggagcaCGGGGGCTATGACCCCCAATCagacctcttttttttttactgtattacattttataaaataatatatacaatagtggGTTGCCCCTCCCTCCTAACCTAAAATCCCGGCTACGCCAGTGCTCGAACACAAAACAtgactgtatgtgtgtatgactTTGTATGcgtatgcttttttttttttaatctgtgtctgtctgtttcaatgttatatatatatatatatatatatgggtgggtgtatgtgtgtgtgtgtgtgtgtgtgggggggtatctatgtatgtgtgtatgtgtatatatatatatatatatattatatatatgtgtgtgtgtgtgtgtgtgtgtgtgtaaattattgggaaaattattttatctctttctacgactttaccagattcaacgttgattccaaatggctgttttgtctgtaatgtacgaatccagaaggcatCTCGTTcgagtctcaagaggtctgtttcgtcttttgaaccaagtatcaggggttgttcaattggaattatttcaaaattttcatctaacgaatggtcaggtagattgaagtgattggcgacaggggtgtcaacttcatgccgaatatcatacttgtgacaaactgctctatTTCTCAattggttttgcgtttgtcctacgtactggtgtttttttacataaattacatgtgcttagatat
Proteins encoded:
- the LOC121390203 gene encoding cysteine synthase 1-like — translated: MSLCRALRVLRAPVPLVSKRGLSHDPIRQGLVGMVGRTPLVKIQKLSEETGCEILAKAEFCNGGGSVKDRAALFLIRDAQRRGLIRPGGTVVEGTAGNTGIGLAHMCLALGYRCVIYMPNNQSQEKIDVLKTLGAEVRTVPVVAWTDEANYNHQARRFAESLDNAVWTNQFDNTANRQAHIETTGPEIWEETKGKVNAVVFGTGTGGTLAGVGTYLKEKNPKVQVFLADPEGSVLYHWFKNGKLERTEGSSIAEGIGQGRVTKNLEGAPVDDALAIRDTEAVAMTFRLLHEEGLFVGASTGLNVAAAEKVARIMGPGHVIATCLCDTGQRYHAKLFSRKVLEERGLLDSIPENHRKSLH